Proteins found in one Hoplias malabaricus isolate fHopMal1 chromosome 17, fHopMal1.hap1, whole genome shotgun sequence genomic segment:
- the ndufa9a gene encoding NADH dehydrogenase [ubiquinone] 1 alpha subcomplex subunit 9, mitochondrial: protein MAAVVLVSRPVNVLPRISSIYSPVVLAAGPVAVQHRQIHHALIPRGKGGRSSSSGIAATVFGATGFLGRYVVNRLGRIGSQIVVPHRCDQYDLMYLRPMGDLGQIIFMEWDPRNKESIKKAISHSNVVINLVGREWETKNYKFEDVFVTIPQQIARASREAGVSKFVHMSHLNADIRSPSKYLRNKAVGETAVRDEFPDAIIMKPSEFFGREDRFFNHFANMRWFGKAVPLIAMGKKTEKQPCHVVDVAKAIVNAIKDPDSNGKTYALAGPNRYLLHDLVEYVYAVAYRPFVSYPMPRPLYHLIARFFEINPFEPWTTRDKVDRFHTTDLKYPGLPGFEDLGITPSSVEQKAIEVLRRHRRFRFLEAEMGETKPAKTVNI from the exons ATGGCGGCTGTGGTTCTGGTTAGCCGTCCTGTGAATGTCCTTCCCAGGATTTCCA GTATCTACTCCCCTGTGGTGCTGGCAGCTGGACCTGTTGCGGTTCAGCACAGACAGATCCACCATGCTCTAATCCCTAGAGGCAAAGGAGGCCGCTCTTCATCCAGTGGTATAGCGGCCACTGTGTTCGGAGCCACTGGCTTCTTGGGCCGGTATGTGGTCAATCGACTGG GTCGAATTGGATCTCAGATAGTGGTCCCTCACCGGTGCGACCAGTATGATCTAATGTATCTCAGACCCATGGGAGATCTTGGCCAGATTATCTTTATG GAATGGGACCCAAGGAATAAGGAATCAATCAAGAAAGCGATTTCTCACTCCAATGTCGTGATCAATCTAGTGGGAAGAGAGTGGGAGACCAA AAACTACAAGTTTGAAGACGTGTTTGTGACCATCCCTCAACAAATTGCAAGGGCATCGCGTGAAGCTGGAGTGTCAAAGTTTGTCCACATGTCCCACCTTAATGCAGACATTCGCAGCCCCTCAAAATATCTGAGAAATAAG GCTGTTGGAGAGACAGCTGTGAGAGATGAATTCCCAGATGCCATTATCATGAAGCCATCCGAGTTCTTTGGAAGAGAGGATCGATTTTTCAACCACTTTGCGA ACATGCGCTGGTTTGGCAAGGCTGTGCCGCTTATAGCAATGggcaagaaaacagaaaaacaaccaTGTCAT GTGGTGGATGTGGCTAAGGCCATTGTCAATGCCATCAAAGATCCTGATTCTAATGGAAAGACATATGCGTTAGCTGG GCCCAACCGATATCTGCTGCATGACCTGGTGGAGTACGTGTACGCTGTAGCCTACAGACCTTTTGTGTCCTACCCTATGCCACGCCCATTATATCA TCTCATTGCCAGGTTCTTTGAGATTAACCCCTTTGAGCCCTGGACAACTCGTGACAAAGTTGACCGG TTTCACACAACAGACCTGAAGTATCCAGGTCTCCCAGGCTTTGAGGATCTTGGAATCACGCCTTCCTCTGTGGAGCAGAAGGCCATCGAAGTGTTGCGTCGCCATCGCCGTTTCCGTTTCCTGGAAGCAGAGATGGGGGAGACCAAACCTGCCAAAACAGTCAACATCTGA